One genomic region from Nitrospinota bacterium encodes:
- the mpl gene encoding UDP-N-acetylmuramate:L-alanyl-gamma-D-glutamyl-meso-diaminopimelate ligase, giving the protein MNPQDIKKIYIIAICGTGMASLAGLLKESGYDVTGSDANIYPPMSTLLADLNIPVMPGFKHENISKDIDLVIVGNAVSKTNEEVQAVLELGIPYTSFPDALAQFYLEGRKSLVVTGTHGKTTTTSLLSWVLHACGKKPGFMVGGWLKNFDRNYRVPEGDYFVTEGDEYDTAFFDKGPKFLHYRPLAAILTGIEFDHADIYDDLDHFKSAFRKFVEIIDPAGFLLVRFADENVTDVLQQASCPVETYGLTAGADWCAVDYHFEAGVGCFRLRHKGEGVGEIRLPMVGRHNVENAVAVAAMAVKLGLPADDVCKSFSTFKGIKRRQEVVGEKNGVVVIDDFAHHPTAIGLTLEGVKEAYPGLRIWAVFEPRSATSRRNTFQEIFPPSFAKADAVIIARPYATDKIPPNERLDPDRLVQDIERAGVAAHFIPDVEDIVDYIAKNNQSRDVVLIMSSGGFYGIHQKLLDRL; this is encoded by the coding sequence ATGAATCCTCAAGATATTAAAAAAATATACATTATCGCGATTTGTGGCACGGGCATGGCCTCGCTCGCCGGGCTCTTAAAGGAGTCGGGGTATGATGTGACAGGCTCCGATGCCAATATCTACCCACCCATGAGCACGCTACTGGCTGACCTCAACATTCCTGTCATGCCGGGTTTCAAGCACGAAAATATCAGCAAAGACATTGATCTTGTCATCGTCGGCAATGCGGTTTCCAAAACCAATGAAGAAGTGCAGGCGGTTTTGGAATTGGGCATTCCTTACACGTCGTTTCCCGATGCCCTGGCGCAGTTTTATCTGGAAGGTCGCAAGTCACTGGTAGTGACCGGGACGCATGGCAAAACCACGACCACGTCATTACTCAGCTGGGTATTGCATGCCTGCGGGAAAAAACCGGGATTCATGGTCGGCGGCTGGCTGAAAAACTTCGATCGCAATTACCGGGTCCCGGAGGGCGACTATTTTGTCACCGAGGGCGACGAGTACGACACCGCCTTTTTTGACAAGGGACCCAAGTTTCTGCATTACCGTCCGTTGGCCGCCATCCTCACGGGAATCGAGTTTGACCATGCCGATATTTACGACGACCTGGATCATTTCAAGTCTGCATTCCGAAAATTTGTAGAAATAATCGACCCTGCGGGCTTTTTACTGGTAAGATTTGCAGATGAAAATGTGACCGATGTATTGCAACAGGCTTCCTGCCCGGTGGAAACCTACGGGTTGACCGCTGGAGCGGACTGGTGCGCAGTCGACTACCATTTTGAAGCTGGCGTCGGTTGTTTCAGGCTTCGTCACAAGGGCGAAGGTGTTGGCGAGATTCGCTTGCCTATGGTCGGGCGCCACAATGTGGAAAACGCCGTGGCAGTAGCCGCGATGGCCGTAAAGTTGGGCCTTCCCGCCGATGACGTTTGCAAGTCGTTTTCGACTTTTAAGGGAATCAAAAGGCGGCAGGAAGTGGTCGGAGAAAAAAACGGTGTGGTGGTGATCGATGATTTTGCTCACCATCCCACCGCCATCGGATTGACCCTCGAAGGGGTGAAAGAGGCGTATCCGGGGTTGCGTATTTGGGCGGTTTTTGAGCCGCGCTCGGCGACCTCACGCAGAAATACCTTCCAGGAAATTTTTCCGCCGAGTTTTGCGAAGGCGGATGCAGTCATCATCGCCCGACCGTACGCGACCGATAAAATTCCGCCGAACGAGCGGTTGGACCCGGACCGGCTGGTTCAGGATATTGAGCGGGCAGGTGTTGCGGCGCATTTCATCCCGGACGTTGAGGATATTGTTGACTACATAGCAAAAAATAATCAGTCGAGGGATGTGGTGCTCATCATGTCATCCGGCGGGTTTTACGGAATTCATCAGAAACTGTTGGACCGTTTGTGA
- a CDS encoding GxxExxY protein — protein sequence MDENEWSNKIIGACIEVHKSLGPGLLENVYQNCLAREFSLQNIPFQKEVSKPVEYKGVLMDCDLRLDFLIDNKVVVELKAVEKILPVHKAQVLTYLKLTGCKLGLLVNFNVSALKDGVERIVLGL from the coding sequence ATGGACGAAAATGAATGGTCAAACAAAATAATTGGCGCGTGTATTGAAGTTCATAAATCCTTGGGGCCGGGATTATTGGAAAATGTTTACCAGAATTGCCTGGCACGAGAATTTTCTTTGCAAAATATTCCTTTTCAAAAGGAAGTGTCCAAGCCAGTTGAGTATAAAGGTGTGTTAATGGATTGCGATCTTCGTCTCGATTTCCTGATAGATAATAAGGTCGTCGTTGAACTAAAAGCGGTTGAAAAGATTTTACCCGTCCACAAAGCTCAGGTATTGACCTATTTAAAACTAACAGGTTGTAAACTTGGACTGCTGGTAAATTTCAATGTCTCGGCTCTTAAAGATGGCGTTGAAAGAATTGTTCTTGGCCTTTAA
- a CDS encoding DUF4178 domain-containing protein — MAFDFFKKKKEEQPQLEDLVLSKLKPGFLVDYDMKTYRVTACNHYEWEEGGVTDEWELQLGSESWFLERGEEDGEVAWSLSQKKPIFKLDGDIAGHIVEHEDPPEEVVFEGETFYVETDDIGEYFKGDAEEGMPFVVWDFSDEKSTKFLSIEQWGETKFDMTIGFPVEEYQFTNILPGE, encoded by the coding sequence ATGGCATTCGACTTTTTTAAAAAGAAAAAAGAGGAGCAACCTCAGCTGGAGGACCTGGTGCTCTCCAAACTCAAGCCCGGTTTCCTGGTGGACTACGATATGAAAACGTATCGGGTCACAGCCTGTAATCACTACGAGTGGGAAGAGGGCGGAGTGACCGATGAGTGGGAATTGCAGCTGGGGTCCGAATCCTGGTTCCTCGAACGCGGGGAAGAAGACGGCGAGGTCGCATGGTCTCTGAGCCAGAAAAAGCCCATCTTCAAGTTGGATGGCGACATTGCCGGGCACATCGTCGAACATGAAGACCCGCCGGAGGAAGTGGTGTTCGAGGGGGAAACGTTTTATGTCGAGACGGACGATATCGGCGAGTATTTTAAGGGCGATGCGGAGGAGGGAATGCCTTTTGTGGTGTGGGACTTCAGCGATGAAAAAAGTACGAAGTTTTTATCCATCGAGCAATGGGGTGAAACCAAATTCGACATGACCATCGGTTTTCCTGTGGAAGAGTACCAGTTCACCAACATCCTGCCTGGGGAGTGA
- a CDS encoding PspA/IM30 family protein has protein sequence MAGLLSRIFRMGKAEAHSLVDQIEDPIKMTEQGIRDLKKDLTISMQSLAQVKGIVIRMRNDAENKKKLAADYEHKAMALLQQGQGGSLDSAEAERLATEALSRKETASKEAVRLHTEMTAQEGMSNQLQKNVDKLRSTIQRYENDLITLRARAKTAAATKKLNAQIAQVDAGGTIAMLEKMRSRVEEDESLAKAYGEIADTSTSIDDEINKALDSGSKLPAVSDSLAALKAKMNIS, from the coding sequence ATGGCAGGATTACTTTCCAGAATTTTCCGGATGGGCAAAGCCGAAGCTCATTCGCTGGTGGATCAGATTGAAGATCCTATCAAAATGACCGAGCAGGGCATCCGCGATCTGAAAAAAGATCTGACCATATCCATGCAGAGCCTGGCGCAAGTCAAAGGCATCGTCATCCGTATGCGCAACGACGCCGAGAACAAGAAAAAACTTGCGGCGGATTACGAGCATAAAGCGATGGCATTGTTACAGCAAGGGCAGGGCGGTTCTCTGGATTCCGCCGAGGCCGAACGTCTGGCCACGGAAGCGTTGTCGAGAAAAGAAACCGCCTCCAAAGAAGCCGTCCGGTTGCACACGGAAATGACGGCGCAGGAAGGGATGTCGAACCAACTGCAGAAAAATGTGGATAAATTGCGGTCCACCATCCAGCGTTATGAAAACGATCTGATCACCCTGAGAGCCCGTGCCAAAACCGCCGCCGCCACTAAAAAGCTGAACGCGCAAATCGCCCAGGTCGATGCGGGTGGAACCATTGCCATGCTGGAAAAAATGCGTTCCCGGGTGGAAGAGGATGAATCCCTGGCCAAGGCCTACGGAGAAATTGCGGACACCAGCACCAGCATCGATGATGAAATTAACAAGGCGCTCGATTCGGGGTCAAAACTGCCGGCGGTGTCCGACAGTCTGGCCGCTTTGAAAGCCAAAATGAATATCTCCTGA
- a CDS encoding YbjN domain-containing protein — translation MANFENVKEYLLDMGFTIDQEDAAEELVVVNDEDRGVKHLVIDCEDPIVILEQVILPLPNGTAEIYKRLLQINRTLVHGAFVLDDSGNTLLFRDTLQLENLDRNELEGSIDALSLALGEYGGELLAFAASK, via the coding sequence ATGGCCAATTTTGAAAACGTTAAAGAGTATTTGCTGGACATGGGGTTCACCATTGACCAGGAAGATGCCGCCGAAGAACTGGTGGTCGTGAATGATGAAGATCGAGGCGTCAAGCATCTGGTCATCGATTGCGAAGATCCGATCGTGATTTTAGAACAGGTGATTCTGCCGTTACCGAACGGAACCGCTGAAATCTACAAACGCTTATTGCAAATCAACCGCACTCTGGTCCACGGCGCTTTTGTTCTGGATGACAGCGGCAACACCCTCCTGTTTCGCGACACCCTGCAACTGGAAAACCTCGACCGCAACGAGCTGGAAGGTAGCATTGATGCTTTGAGTCTGGCGCTGGGAGAATATGGCGGAGAGTTGCTTGCGTTTGCCGCATCCAAATAA
- a CDS encoding DnaJ domain-containing protein → MMKRLVDIARANLNDFMGKRTEEKTVYNPNETPFNFDTREAFESAPVTSDPFIQYYANLEIQPGSNRTAVKSAWKRLLKKYHPDLHDADPEKRKVAGELTLRLTESYRLLDKELSKRG, encoded by the coding sequence ATGATGAAACGACTGGTCGATATCGCCCGTGCCAATTTGAACGATTTCATGGGAAAGCGGACAGAGGAAAAAACTGTCTACAATCCGAACGAAACGCCTTTTAATTTTGATACGCGGGAAGCGTTTGAGTCAGCACCTGTGACCTCAGACCCGTTCATCCAATATTACGCGAATCTGGAAATCCAGCCGGGTTCTAACCGTACAGCGGTAAAGTCCGCCTGGAAACGATTGCTGAAAAAATATCATCCGGATCTGCACGATGCCGATCCTGAGAAAAGAAAAGTCGCCGGAGAATTGACCCTGCGGTTGACCGAAAGTTACCGACTATTAGACAAAGAACTGTCAAAACGTGGATGA
- a CDS encoding DUF2617 family protein, whose product MSDPVYFSLFAGVPDCPVTIFNQGQWTLDNRVVLDTCIIGKSHRVISRGGGVALTEFIACSSDETTDKPLDHFPLQAGENYCREYQVGNIQYAVTIEMVPRLFEDMEGFLSSLGEIPPMEILTHRFEAAKLSNSAQPFTGVAVDLAANGFVTIHTYPEDGLSIISKTNLYVHAGATLS is encoded by the coding sequence ATGTCTGACCCCGTTTATTTCAGCCTGTTTGCAGGCGTCCCGGATTGCCCGGTCACCATTTTCAATCAGGGCCAGTGGACCCTGGACAACCGTGTTGTTCTCGACACCTGTATTATAGGGAAGAGCCACCGGGTGATCAGCCGGGGGGGCGGCGTGGCGCTGACAGAATTCATCGCCTGTTCATCCGATGAAACGACGGACAAGCCTTTGGACCATTTCCCCTTGCAGGCCGGGGAAAATTATTGCAGAGAATATCAAGTGGGAAACATTCAGTATGCGGTGACGATCGAAATGGTCCCGCGGTTGTTCGAGGATATGGAGGGTTTTCTCTCCTCGCTGGGAGAGATTCCACCCATGGAAATATTGACGCACCGTTTTGAGGCCGCAAAACTCTCAAACTCGGCGCAACCTTTCACCGGGGTGGCGGTCGATCTGGCCGCGAACGGGTTTGTTACCATTCACACCTACCCGGAAGATGGGTTGTCCATCATCAGTAAAACCAATCTGTATGTTCACGCCGGGGCAACGCTATCATGA
- a CDS encoding aldo/keto reductase codes for MEYRRFGQTNEMLSVITLGGMRFTHGWLPPRDRLPLESIKNCLETTRQALQLGINHIETAHGYGKSEHLYGVALKELAVPRDQYRMMTKGAPMTADETKELVESQLTGLQLDFVDFYGWHGINNKERLQAAVRTGGPVETLHRLKEQGLVRHIGFSTHGPLDIILQALNTNLFSFVNLHFYYFFQRNLPAVQLAGEKDIGVFIISPNEKGGLLWKPSEKVKQATQPLTAIQFSGRFCLSHPAVTTLSMGMHEPEHFPQNLAILNDETYFSEEDTTIKTTMDASLSSVPGLCTLCDQCLPCPEDINIPEILRFRNLLKAYDMVDYGKFRYNMLEGKGHWFPGTFAFNCTECGDCLPRCPENLKIPQLLLQTHHELFDRKAYIKNNIMGVARVAYQFLRKIFSPVSS; via the coding sequence ATGGAATACCGACGCTTTGGCCAAACCAATGAAATGCTTTCCGTCATCACCTTAGGTGGCATGCGCTTCACTCATGGCTGGCTGCCTCCCCGCGACCGCCTGCCTCTGGAGTCTATCAAGAATTGTCTCGAAACCACACGCCAGGCATTGCAGTTGGGAATCAACCACATCGAGACCGCGCATGGGTATGGCAAGAGCGAGCATCTCTACGGTGTAGCGCTCAAAGAATTAGCGGTTCCCCGCGACCAGTACAGGATGATGACCAAGGGAGCGCCGATGACCGCCGACGAGACCAAGGAACTTGTTGAGAGCCAGCTCACGGGCCTGCAACTGGACTTCGTGGATTTCTACGGATGGCATGGCATCAATAATAAAGAACGATTACAAGCGGCTGTACGAACCGGAGGGCCAGTTGAAACGCTCCACCGGCTAAAGGAACAAGGACTGGTTCGTCATATCGGTTTTTCCACCCACGGCCCACTGGATATCATTCTGCAAGCGCTGAATACCAACTTGTTCAGCTTCGTCAATTTACACTTTTATTACTTTTTTCAGCGCAATTTGCCAGCGGTCCAGTTGGCTGGCGAGAAGGATATTGGCGTTTTTATCATTTCTCCCAATGAAAAAGGCGGTCTCTTGTGGAAACCTTCGGAAAAGGTCAAGCAGGCGACGCAACCGCTAACGGCCATCCAATTCAGCGGCCGGTTTTGCCTGAGCCACCCTGCAGTCACCACCCTGAGCATGGGCATGCACGAGCCGGAACATTTCCCTCAGAACCTGGCGATATTGAACGATGAAACGTATTTCTCCGAAGAAGATACAACAATTAAAACCACAATGGACGCCTCATTAAGCTCTGTTCCCGGCCTGTGCACCCTTTGCGACCAATGTCTGCCCTGCCCTGAAGACATCAATATTCCGGAAATTCTCCGCTTCAGAAATCTGCTGAAAGCCTATGACATGGTGGATTACGGTAAATTCCGCTACAACATGCTGGAGGGCAAGGGCCACTGGTTTCCTGGCACCTTTGCTTTTAATTGCACCGAATGCGGCGACTGTCTGCCCCGATGCCCGGAAAACCTGAAAATTCCGCAATTGTTGCTTCAAACCCATCATGAGCTGTTTGACCGCAAGGCCTATATCAAGAATAACATCATGGGTGTTGCACGCGTTGCCTATCAATTTCTGCGAAAAATTTTTAGCCCGGTTAGTTCTTGA
- a CDS encoding response regulator: MLKSKIEDGKILIIDDEPGNVKIFERVLKGAGFKNVTSITDSLKAVETYKKIRPDLILLDLKMPKLDGFGVMQALKEVETETYLPILVLTAQRDDATRLLALESGAKDFISKPFEMTEALTRVRNMLEVSLLHNEARKNNIELEYRVRERTRELEESRMDIIHRLVRACEYRDNSTSMHGLRVSHFCSIVAEELGLPQEQINLIHLATPLHDIGQIGIPDNILRKKNDELNEGEWKVVKLSPIIGAEILSGSDSKLLRLAESICITHEENWDGSGYPYGLKDEEIPREGRIVAVCDKFDKMVNPNFQNQSPDSIDSIETAMEKIEKMSGTALDPEVVAAFKRVLPEIKEVAEQYHEQDHAATLNQFRPTPN; the protein is encoded by the coding sequence ATGTTGAAAAGTAAAATCGAAGACGGAAAAATTCTCATAATCGATGATGAACCCGGCAACGTAAAGATTTTTGAGCGCGTGCTGAAAGGAGCTGGCTTTAAAAATGTCACCAGCATCACCGATTCTCTCAAAGCGGTGGAAACGTACAAAAAAATCCGCCCGGACCTGATTCTTCTGGATTTGAAAATGCCGAAGTTGGACGGGTTTGGAGTCATGCAAGCACTAAAAGAGGTGGAAACCGAAACTTATCTGCCCATTTTAGTTCTGACAGCCCAGCGCGACGATGCCACCCGGCTTCTCGCTCTGGAGTCCGGGGCCAAGGATTTTATTTCCAAACCTTTTGAAATGACCGAGGCGCTCACCCGGGTCAGAAACATGTTGGAAGTGAGCCTGCTTCACAATGAAGCCCGTAAAAATAATATCGAATTGGAATATCGAGTCCGGGAACGTACCCGTGAACTTGAAGAATCCCGAATGGATATCATTCATCGATTGGTCCGGGCCTGTGAATATCGAGATAACTCCACCAGCATGCATGGACTCCGCGTCAGTCATTTTTGCTCGATTGTGGCCGAGGAATTGGGTCTGCCTCAAGAGCAAATCAATCTCATCCATTTGGCCACTCCGTTACACGATATAGGACAAATAGGAATCCCGGATAACATATTGCGCAAGAAGAACGATGAGTTAAACGAAGGCGAATGGAAAGTCGTGAAACTGTCGCCGATCATTGGGGCGGAGATTTTATCGGGAAGTGATTCCAAGCTATTGCGATTGGCGGAATCCATTTGCATCACCCACGAGGAAAATTGGGATGGATCGGGGTACCCTTATGGTTTGAAAGATGAAGAAATTCCCAGAGAAGGAAGGATCGTTGCGGTATGCGATAAATTCGACAAGATGGTCAACCCAAATTTTCAGAATCAATCTCCAGATTCAATAGACTCCATCGAAACGGCTATGGAAAAAATTGAAAAAATGAGCGGGACCGCTTTAGATCCTGAAGTGGTTGCGGCATTCAAGCGGGTGTTGCCGGAGATCAAGGAAGTGGCGGAACAATATCACGAACAGGACCATGCGGCCACCCTCAATCAATTCCGGCCGACGCCAAATTGA
- a CDS encoding CBS domain-containing protein, producing the protein MDEIRDFMRSPVISVDPQTTAQEAAKLMGEKVISSLLVKENDEYLGIVTKTDLVKKVLAEGLDPQATRVYSIMTKPILTQDYYIPRSEANELMLRKRIKHLVVTKHGEIVGILTTRDLVS; encoded by the coding sequence ATGGATGAAATTCGTGATTTTATGCGCTCCCCGGTAATCAGTGTCGACCCGCAAACGACCGCTCAGGAAGCCGCTAAATTAATGGGAGAAAAGGTAATCAGCTCGCTTCTGGTGAAAGAAAATGACGAATATCTGGGAATTGTGACCAAGACGGATTTGGTCAAAAAGGTATTGGCCGAGGGGTTGGACCCACAAGCGACCCGGGTTTACTCGATCATGACAAAGCCCATTTTGACACAAGATTATTATATTCCCCGAAGCGAAGCCAATGAGTTGATGCTGAGAAAAAGAATCAAGCATCTCGTTGTAACTAAACATGGAGAGATTGTGGGGATTTTAACGACCAGGGATCTGGTTTCCTGA
- a CDS encoding YajQ family cyclic di-GMP-binding protein — MASKNSSFDIVSVIDMEEVQNAVNQAMAEIGQRFDFKGSKSEITLDKKENKITILSDNDSKLNSVIDVLQGKLVKRKVSLKGLDYGKVEPATGDSVRQSILVQQGISQDKGKEITKAIKGMGLKVQSQIMDDLLRVTGKNKDDLQEAMSRLKEKDFGVAMTFTNYR, encoded by the coding sequence ATGGCAAGTAAGAACAGTTCGTTCGATATCGTATCCGTCATTGACATGGAAGAAGTCCAGAATGCGGTGAATCAGGCGATGGCGGAAATCGGCCAGCGTTTCGATTTTAAAGGCAGTAAAAGCGAAATCACGTTGGATAAAAAAGAAAACAAGATCACCATTCTCTCGGACAACGATTCCAAGTTAAATTCCGTGATCGATGTGCTGCAGGGCAAGCTGGTCAAACGAAAAGTATCTCTGAAGGGCCTTGACTATGGCAAAGTAGAACCCGCCACGGGCGATAGCGTGCGGCAAAGCATCCTTGTCCAGCAGGGCATTTCTCAGGATAAAGGCAAGGAAATCACCAAGGCCATCAAAGGCATGGGACTCAAGGTGCAAAGCCAGATCATGGACGACCTGTTGCGGGTGACGGGAAAGAATAAGGACGATCTTCAGGAGGCGATGTCCAGGCTTAAGGAGAAGGATTTCGGGGTCGCGATGACGTTTACCAATTATCGGTGA
- a CDS encoding YafY family protein, producing MRRADRLFRIVEYLKARRQVVTAGSLAEELGVSVRTIYRDIADLGASGVPIIGEAGVGYMLHKNYVVRPLMFDTEELDALMLGAQMVQSWGDKELAKAANQALDKITSVLPESLRKEIAETFLFSMASKNEVKIHIDFTALRRAIRGKNIVEFSYKREDGEASTRRVRPLCLAFFSPVWLISGWCEMRDDFRNFRLDRIQDMKITEERFRDEKGKSLYDYMQQMC from the coding sequence ATGCGCCGAGCGGACCGATTGTTCCGTATTGTAGAGTATTTAAAAGCCCGCAGACAGGTCGTGACTGCAGGGTCGCTTGCTGAAGAGCTGGGAGTGAGCGTCAGAACCATCTACCGCGACATTGCGGATTTGGGAGCCTCCGGTGTGCCGATCATCGGGGAAGCGGGAGTGGGCTATATGCTCCATAAGAACTACGTGGTGCGCCCCTTGATGTTTGATACTGAAGAATTGGATGCGCTCATGCTCGGTGCACAAATGGTTCAGAGCTGGGGGGATAAAGAGCTGGCAAAAGCCGCCAATCAAGCCCTCGACAAAATCACTTCGGTACTACCCGAAAGCCTGAGAAAAGAAATAGCGGAAACTTTCTTGTTTTCCATGGCCTCAAAGAATGAGGTGAAAATTCACATCGACTTTACAGCTCTTCGTCGAGCCATTCGCGGCAAAAACATAGTAGAATTCAGCTATAAACGGGAAGATGGAGAGGCCTCAACCCGGAGGGTTCGTCCTCTCTGTTTGGCTTTTTTCAGTCCGGTATGGCTGATTTCCGGGTGGTGTGAAATGCGGGATGATTTTCGTAATTTTCGTCTGGACAGGATTCAGGATATGAAAATAACGGAAGAGCGTTTTCGGGATGAGAAAGGAAAAAGTCTCTACGATTATATGCAACAGATGTGTTAA
- a CDS encoding VOC family protein gives MSTIPEGFTSITPYIVMDDAAAAIEFYKKALGAEEIMRFPTPDGGVMYAEIQVGNARMMMGHPCPEWGGKSAKSMGGSPVSFYLYVEDLEATFSKAKSAGMSVKKKVEDMFWGDRMGTLTDPFNIDWTIAQHVRDVSPEEMQEAMKKMGC, from the coding sequence ATGAGCACGATTCCCGAAGGATTCACTTCCATAACCCCATATATCGTGATGGACGATGCGGCGGCGGCAATTGAGTTTTATAAAAAAGCGCTGGGAGCCGAAGAAATAATGCGTTTTCCTACACCGGATGGTGGGGTGATGTATGCTGAGATTCAAGTGGGCAATGCCCGCATGATGATGGGCCACCCTTGCCCGGAATGGGGAGGAAAATCTGCAAAGAGTATGGGAGGCTCCCCGGTTTCTTTTTATCTTTACGTTGAGGATCTGGAAGCCACCTTCAGCAAAGCCAAATCTGCCGGCATGTCGGTCAAAAAAAAGGTTGAGGACATGTTCTGGGGAGACCGCATGGGAACACTCACCGACCCATTTAATATAGACTGGACCATCGCACAACATGTTCGTGATGTTTCACCGGAAGAAATGCAGGAAGCCATGAAGAAAATGGGTTGCTAA
- a CDS encoding VOC family protein, translating into MSNKDNSINYIELPMVKNAETKKFYHHVFGWEFTDLGSNYISFSGANIDGGFNGEGDAKVSSSGVLVVLYAKNLNQKLEEVTKAGGEITKPIFEFPGGKRFHFRDPNGNELAVWSE; encoded by the coding sequence ATGAGTAACAAAGACAATAGCATCAATTATATTGAATTGCCGATGGTCAAAAATGCAGAGACAAAAAAATTCTACCATCATGTATTTGGATGGGAATTTACAGATTTGGGGTCCAATTATATCAGTTTTTCCGGGGCAAATATTGATGGTGGTTTTAATGGAGAAGGTGACGCCAAGGTGTCCAGTTCCGGTGTTCTTGTGGTTCTATACGCAAAAAACCTCAATCAAAAATTAGAAGAGGTGACAAAAGCCGGTGGAGAAATCACAAAACCCATCTTTGAGTTTCCGGGCGGAAAACGATTTCATTTCCGCGACCCCAACGGGAATGAACTGGCCGTGTGGTCGGAATAA
- a CDS encoding DNA-3-methyladenine glycosylase I, with amino-acid sequence MKKKRCAWPSYSGKETELDTKYHDEEWGVPVHDDRLLFEFLILEGAQAGLSWTTILKKRDDYRKAYDNFEPAKVAKYTEAKQQKLLQNAGIVRNRLKVAASVTNAKAFLKVQKEFGSFDKYIWGFVGNKPIQNSWKSMQEVPATTQESDAMSKDLKKRGFKFVGPTICYAFMQAVGLVNDHTTDCFRYKKPKWFKNSITSTRI; translated from the coding sequence GTGAAAAAGAAAAGATGTGCGTGGCCGAGCTATTCAGGAAAAGAGACAGAACTGGACACAAAATACCACGATGAGGAATGGGGGGTCCCTGTCCATGATGACAGACTGTTATTTGAGTTTTTGATTTTAGAGGGAGCCCAGGCCGGCCTCAGCTGGACGACGATTTTGAAAAAACGGGATGATTACCGTAAGGCTTACGATAATTTTGAGCCTGCAAAAGTTGCAAAATATACAGAGGCGAAGCAACAGAAACTTTTGCAAAACGCAGGCATTGTCCGCAACCGCCTGAAAGTGGCGGCTTCCGTCACCAATGCAAAAGCGTTTTTAAAAGTGCAAAAAGAATTCGGCAGTTTCGATAAATATATCTGGGGCTTTGTTGGCAACAAACCCATACAAAATAGTTGGAAATCGATGCAGGAAGTCCCTGCTACCACGCAAGAATCTGACGCCATGAGCAAAGATTTAAAAAAGCGCGGATTTAAATTTGTCGGACCCACCATCTGCTATGCGTTTATGCAGGCCGTAGGCTTAGTCAACGATCACACGACTGATTGTTTTCGGTATAAAAAACCGAAATGGTTTAAAAATTCCATTACCTCAACTAGAATCTAA